One Cucurbita pepo subsp. pepo cultivar mu-cu-16 chromosome LG07, ASM280686v2, whole genome shotgun sequence genomic region harbors:
- the LOC111798675 gene encoding uncharacterized protein LOC111798675 isoform X2, whose translation MTNFLFKVPLRLFAQDLQKFAGNDTTISRKFLSSLSEISESTNNRTVDYLVHTLGFSKDSALAAAKRIHLKTTANPDSVIALFKAYGFTLSDTASIFCRNPNLLLADPDTTLKPKFEFLSRNGFTGHVLVDVISRDPSILRRSLKKQIVPCIDFLRNFFGSTDGVISLFSARRGTWVLRNFSESVAPNIELLRANGVPDSNIAKIFWVRPRTLARDAEEFSDIVEKTKEAGFNPSSPMFTYGLCTFLGMKKDKWLSKLQIFTSFGWSEEQFQSLFLKQPTIMNSSEEQIKKALDFLMNKLDWTHEEICKYPNVLYLSFEKRVVPRSSILQHLISKGFIKKTNFGRAFMISEDKFLVKFVMQYLSEYPHLLEMYQKKMAVL comes from the coding sequence ATGACCAATTTTCTGTTCAAAGTTCCTCTGCGTCTCTTTGCTCAAGATCTCCAGAAGTTTGCAGGGAACGACACCACAATTTCCCGCAAATTCCTCTCTTCTCTGTCTGAAATCTCTGAATCAACCAACAATCGGACGGTCGACTACCTTGTTCATACCCTTGGATTCTCCAAGGACTCAGCTCTCGCCGCTGCGAAGCGAATCCATCTCAAAACTACTGCAAATCCCGACTCTGTCATTGCTCTCTTCAAGGCCTATGGATTCACACTGTCCGATACTGCCAGCATCTTTTGCAGAAATCCTAATCTCCTCCTTGCTGATCCGGACACAACACTCAAACCTAAGTTTGAGTTTCTCTCTCGAAATGGTTTCACCGGTCATGTTCTCGTCGACGTGATCTCTAGGGACCCGTCAATTCTTAGAAGGAGTTTGAAGAAGCAGATTGTTCCGTGTATTGATTTTCTCAGAAATTTTTTTGGCTCTACTGATGGTGTAATCTCGCTCTTTTCTGCTAGACGTGGGACTTGGGTTTTGCGAAACTTTTCAGAATCTGTGGCTCCCAATATCGAACTATTGAGAGCTAATGGCGTGCCCGATTCGAACATCGCGAAGATTTTTTGGGTGCGCCCGAGGACACTAGCAAGGGATGCGGAAGAGTTCAGTGACATCGTCGAGAAGACGAAGGAAGCTGGTTTTAATCCTTCGAGCCCGATGTTTACTTATGGGCTGTGTACGTTTTTAGGGATGAAAAAGGACAAATGGTTGTCGAAACTGCAAATTTTTACAAGTTTTGGGTGGTCAGAGGAGCAGTTTCAATCTCTATTTCTCAAGCAGCCCACGATTATGAATTCGTCTGAAGAGCAAATAAAGAAGGCCTTGGATTTCTTGATGAACAAATTGGACTGGACGCACGAAGAAATTTGCAAGTACCCAAATGTACTTTATCTTAGTTTTGAAAAGAGGGTGGTTCCGAGGTCGTCTATTCTTCAGCACCTGATATCAAAAGGTTTTATCAAGAAGACAAATTTTGGCAGAGCATTTATGATTAGCGAGGATAAGTTTTTGGTCAAGTTTGTGATGCAGTATCTTTCTGAGTATCCACATCTACTTGAGATGTACCAGAAGAAGATGGCAGTTTTATAA